The following are encoded together in the Salvia hispanica cultivar TCC Black 2014 chromosome 6, UniMelb_Shisp_WGS_1.0, whole genome shotgun sequence genome:
- the LOC125192007 gene encoding helicase-like transcription factor CHR28 isoform X1, with protein MTEHVDPLDGVLVFNWRRPTVIGGLLNYLRHFSCVIIEAFRGSSKLVTTPNSHSFAAMASAEPIDISSSDSDDSDLWEIDNYREDSPSRDTATTINGGVPPSQASSSRPKSAGHNVFSHEVPSSSKRQFFQYDSPVGNINHSSSFRKLPSWAPKSTGINGPSLKDPSSSKRRPVYDEIPSRPQKRLNIGEASGSSTSRIDNNIHPTKRVFPGFQPCTSNPQFHNLIENRGATEIRETLGKSVWSTPSNGSRVLPQTMMPGKYSSTTPLVGLKDSFHQTGVGEERPAGPDERFVFQAAVQDIHQHKREATFPDGLLSVSLLKHQKIALAWMLRQESSGLCIGGILADDQGLGKTISTMALILMQKNLEAKSEAKQSSSTKTEAFNLDDDDGVSGCVVLDDANQIEVSDGLAILPQASNSTNGFRSSRPRAGTLIICPASVIRQWDRELDEKVTKDAKLQVLVYHGGNRTKSPDALAKYDVVLTTYAIVSNELPKQPLAEDDEDKLKDRDRYGISSEFSMEKKHKKSSVSKKFKKGKKDVDVNALDKNCGTLARVTWSRVVLDESQTIKNHRTQVARACCSLRAKRRWCLSGTPIQNSIDELFSYFRFLRYDPYNDYKTFVSTIKGPIARDSVVGYQKLQLVLRNILLRRTKGDLIDGKPIINLPPKKVHLKRVEFSVEERAFYEKLELDSRKQFKAYAAAGTVNQNYANILLMLLRLRQACDHPLLVKGLSSDPIGKDSSKMAKNLPRELQVNLLKQLEASLAICLVCQDPPENAVVTMCGHVFCYQCVSDHLTGEDNTCPAHQCKEQLGADVVFSRSTLRRCLSIDVDGDSPVPDELCDESTVLQRKYVSSKIKSVLEILNSCVSKRQSSESHDLVIYDASSSAVHEHEPVNIAPEKAIVFSQWTSMLDLVEMSLKNNHISYRRLDGTMSIVARDKAVKEFNTDPEVDVMLMSLKAGNLGLNMVSACRVILLDLWWNPTTEDQAIDRAHRIGQTRTVTVSRLTVKDTVEDRILSLQDDKRKMVASAFGEDKSGSHGTRLTAEDLRFLFEGSGR; from the exons ATGACTGAGCATGTTGATCCTCTGGATGGTGTATTAGTATTCAACTGGAGGAGGCCCACAGTAATTGGTGGactacttaattatttgaGGCATTTTTCATGCGTT ATTATCGAAGCTTTTAGGGGCTCGTCTAAGTTGGTAACTACACCCAATAGCCATTCTTTTGCTGCCATGGCTTCAGCTGAGCCTATAGATATCAGTTCCTCAGACAGTGATGATTCAGATTTATGGGAAATAGATAATTATAGAGAGGACTCTCCGAGCAGGGATACTGCGACTACTATCAATGGTGGGGTCCCTCCATCTCAAGCATCCTCATCTCGTCCTAAGTCCGCAG GTCACAATGTTTTTTCTCATGAAGTTCCTTCATCTTCTAAGAGGCAATTTTTTCAGTATGATTCTCCAGTGGGAAACATCAACCACTCTAGCAGTTTCAGAAAACTTCCATCTTGGGCACCTAAATCGACAG GTATCAATGGTCCTTCTCTTAAAGATCCTTCTTCTTCTAAGAGGCGACCTGTTTATGATGAAATCCCATCAAGACCACAAAAGCGGCTGAATATTGGAGAGGCCTCTGGATCTTCAACTTCAAGGATAGACAATAATATTCATCCTACGAAAAGAGTCTTTCCTGGTTTTCAGCCTTGTACCTCTAACCCGCAATTTCACAATCTAATAGAAAATAGGGGTGCTACTGAAATTCGTGAGACATTGGGAAAATCGGTATGGTCAACTCCTTCTAATGGAAGTAGAGTATTGCCCCAGACTATGATGCCTGGAAAATATTCTTCAACCACTCCATTGGTTGGTTTAAAAGATTCTTTCCATCAAACTGGGGTAGGTGAAGAGAGGCCTGCAGGACCTGATGAGAGATTTGTTTTCCAAGCAGCTGTGCAG GATATTCATCAACATAAAAGAGAAGCTACTTTCCCTGATGGACTCCTGTCAGTTTCTCTTCTTAAGCACCAG AAAATTGCTTTGGCTTGGATGCTTCGTCAGGAATCATCTGGTTTATGCATCGGGGGAATCTTGGCTGATGACCAG GGCCTAGGCAAGACTATTTCAACAATGGCCCTCATACTAATGCAAAAGAATTTGGAGGCCAAATCTGAAGCTAAGCAGTCATCGTCAACCAAAACCGAAGCCTTTAACttggatgatgatgatggagtTAGTGGCTGTGTTGTTCTTGATGATGCAAACCAGATTGAAGTATCTGATGGTTTAGCAATACTTCCACAAGCGAGTAATTCAACAAATGGATTCCGCAGCAGTAGGCCACGAGCAGGGACATTGATCATTTGTCCAGCCAGCGTTATCCGACAATGGGATCGGGAGCTGGATGAGAAAGTCACAAAAGACGCTAAACTTCAGGTTCTAGTATATCATGGTGGCAATAGAACCAAGAGTCCTGATGCATTGGCAAAATATGATGTTGTTTTAACAACATATGCTATTGTTTCAAATGAACTTCCAAAACAACCTTTGGCTGAGGATGATGAGGATAAACTAAAGGACAGAGACCGATACGGTATATCTTCTGAATTTTCCATGGAGAAGAAGCACAAAAAGTCATCAGTTAGTAAGAAGTTCAAGAAGGGTAAAAAGGATGTTGATGTGAATGCTTTGGATAAAAATTGTGGTACATTAGCAAGGGTTACATGGTCTAGGGTTGTTTTGGATGAATctcaaacaataaaaaatcacaGAACACAAGTAGCTAGAGCCTGTTGTAGCCTTAGAGCAAAACGAAGATGGTGCCTTTCTGGAACTCCAATACAAAATTCTATAGATGAGTTATTCAGCTACTTCAGATTTTTGAGATATGATCCATATAATGACTACAAAACCTTTGTTTCTACTATAAAGGGTCCTATAGCGAGAGACTCGGTTGTAGGCTACCAGAAGCTTCAACTTGTCTTAAGAAATATCTTGTTGCGCCGAACGAAAG GTGACTTAATTGATGGTAAGCCTATAATCAACCTACCTCCCAAAAAGGTACACTTAAAAAGGGTGGAATTTTCTGTGGAAGAACGAGCTTTTTATGAGAAACTTGAGTTAGACTCACGCAAACAATTTAAG GCTTATGCTGCTGCTGGTACTGTCAATcaaaattatgcaaatatCCTACTGATGCTTTTGCGTCTGCGCCAAGCTTGTGATCACCCATTACTTGTCAAAGGGCTCAGCTCTGATCCCATTGGAAAGGATTCCTCTAAGATGGCCAAGAATCTTCCCAGGGAACTTCAAGTTAATTTGTTGAAACAATTGGAAGCTTCACTGGCCATATGCCTTGTATGCCAA GATCCTCCTGAAAATGCAGTGGTCACAATGTGTGGACATGTTTTCTGTTATCAATGTGTTTCGGATCATTTAACTGGCGAAGACAATACATGTCCTGCCCATCAATGTAAAGAACAACTCGGTGCCGATGTTGTATTTTCAAGATCTACTTTAAGGAGATGCCTTTCTATTGATGTGGATGGTGATAGCCCTGTTCCGGACGAACTGTGTGATGAGTCTACAGTTCTACAGAGAAAGTACGTTTCATCAAAGATCAAGTCCGTTCTTGAAATTCTGAATTCATGTGTATCAAAACGTCAGAGTTCAGAGTCACATGATTTGGTCATATATGATGCTTCATCATCAGCTGTTCATGAGCATGAGCCAGTGAATATAGCACCTGAAAAGGCTATTGTTTTTTCACAATGGACTAGCATGCTGGACTTAGTTGAGATGTCACTGAAGAATAACCATATCAGTTATCGGAGGCTTGATGGTACTATGTCAATAGTTGCTAGAGACAAAGCTGTTAAAGAATTCAACACTGATCCTGAG GTGGATGTCATGTTAATGTCTCTGAAAGCTGGGAATCTAGGGCTTAACATGGTCTCTGCATGCCGTGTAATCCTTTTGGATCTTTGGTGGAATCCGACAACAGAGGATCAGGCTATTGATAGAGCTCACAGAATAGGGCAGACACGCACAGTTACTGTGTCGCGGTTAACTGTCAAGGACACAGTTGAGGATCGCATCTTGAGTCTTCAG GACGATAAGAGAAAAATGGTGGCATCAGCATTCGGGGAAGATAAAAGTGGCAGCCACGGCACTCGCCTCACAGCGGAAGACCTGAGATTTTTGTTCGAGGGCTCAGGACGTTGA
- the LOC125192007 gene encoding helicase-like transcription factor CHR28 isoform X3, whose amino-acid sequence MTEHVDPLDGVLVFNWRRPTVIGGLLNYLRHFSCVIIEAFRGSSKLVTTPNSHSFAAMASAEPIDISSSDSDDSDLWEIDNYREDSPSRDTATTINGGVPPSQASSSRPKSAGHNVFSHEVPSSSKRQFFQYDSPVGNINHSSSFRKLPSWAPKSTGINGPSLKDPSSSKRRPVYDEIPSRPQKRLNIGEASGSSTSRIDNNIHPTKRVFPGFQPCTSNPQFHNLIENRGATEIRETLGKSVWSTPSNGSRVLPQTMMPGKYSSTTPLVGLKDSFHQTGVGEERPAGPDERFVFQAAVQDIHQHKREATFPDGLLSVSLLKHQKIALAWMLRQESSGLCIGGILADDQGLGKTISTMALILMQKNLEAKSEAKQSSSTKTEAFNLDDDDGVSGCVVLDDANQIEVSDGLAILPQASNSTNGFRSSRPRAGTLIICPASVIRQWDRELDEKVTKDAKLQGPIARDSVVGYQKLQLVLRNILLRRTKGDLIDGKPIINLPPKKVHLKRVEFSVEERAFYEKLELDSRKQFKAYAAAGTVNQNYANILLMLLRLRQACDHPLLVKGLSSDPIGKDSSKMAKNLPRELQVNLLKQLEASLAICLVCQDPPENAVVTMCGHVFCYQCVSDHLTGEDNTCPAHQCKEQLGADVVFSRSTLRRCLSIDVDGDSPVPDELCDESTVLQRKYVSSKIKSVLEILNSCVSKRQSSESHDLVIYDASSSAVHEHEPVNIAPEKAIVFSQWTSMLDLVEMSLKNNHISYRRLDGTMSIVARDKAVKEFNTDPEVDVMLMSLKAGNLGLNMVSACRVILLDLWWNPTTEDQAIDRAHRIGQTRTVTVSRLTVKDTVEDRILSLQDDKRKMVASAFGEDKSGSHGTRLTAEDLRFLFEGSGR is encoded by the exons ATGACTGAGCATGTTGATCCTCTGGATGGTGTATTAGTATTCAACTGGAGGAGGCCCACAGTAATTGGTGGactacttaattatttgaGGCATTTTTCATGCGTT ATTATCGAAGCTTTTAGGGGCTCGTCTAAGTTGGTAACTACACCCAATAGCCATTCTTTTGCTGCCATGGCTTCAGCTGAGCCTATAGATATCAGTTCCTCAGACAGTGATGATTCAGATTTATGGGAAATAGATAATTATAGAGAGGACTCTCCGAGCAGGGATACTGCGACTACTATCAATGGTGGGGTCCCTCCATCTCAAGCATCCTCATCTCGTCCTAAGTCCGCAG GTCACAATGTTTTTTCTCATGAAGTTCCTTCATCTTCTAAGAGGCAATTTTTTCAGTATGATTCTCCAGTGGGAAACATCAACCACTCTAGCAGTTTCAGAAAACTTCCATCTTGGGCACCTAAATCGACAG GTATCAATGGTCCTTCTCTTAAAGATCCTTCTTCTTCTAAGAGGCGACCTGTTTATGATGAAATCCCATCAAGACCACAAAAGCGGCTGAATATTGGAGAGGCCTCTGGATCTTCAACTTCAAGGATAGACAATAATATTCATCCTACGAAAAGAGTCTTTCCTGGTTTTCAGCCTTGTACCTCTAACCCGCAATTTCACAATCTAATAGAAAATAGGGGTGCTACTGAAATTCGTGAGACATTGGGAAAATCGGTATGGTCAACTCCTTCTAATGGAAGTAGAGTATTGCCCCAGACTATGATGCCTGGAAAATATTCTTCAACCACTCCATTGGTTGGTTTAAAAGATTCTTTCCATCAAACTGGGGTAGGTGAAGAGAGGCCTGCAGGACCTGATGAGAGATTTGTTTTCCAAGCAGCTGTGCAG GATATTCATCAACATAAAAGAGAAGCTACTTTCCCTGATGGACTCCTGTCAGTTTCTCTTCTTAAGCACCAG AAAATTGCTTTGGCTTGGATGCTTCGTCAGGAATCATCTGGTTTATGCATCGGGGGAATCTTGGCTGATGACCAG GGCCTAGGCAAGACTATTTCAACAATGGCCCTCATACTAATGCAAAAGAATTTGGAGGCCAAATCTGAAGCTAAGCAGTCATCGTCAACCAAAACCGAAGCCTTTAACttggatgatgatgatggagtTAGTGGCTGTGTTGTTCTTGATGATGCAAACCAGATTGAAGTATCTGATGGTTTAGCAATACTTCCACAAGCGAGTAATTCAACAAATGGATTCCGCAGCAGTAGGCCACGAGCAGGGACATTGATCATTTGTCCAGCCAGCGTTATCCGACAATGGGATCGGGAGCTGGATGAGAAAGTCACAAAAGACGCTAAACTTCAG GGTCCTATAGCGAGAGACTCGGTTGTAGGCTACCAGAAGCTTCAACTTGTCTTAAGAAATATCTTGTTGCGCCGAACGAAAG GTGACTTAATTGATGGTAAGCCTATAATCAACCTACCTCCCAAAAAGGTACACTTAAAAAGGGTGGAATTTTCTGTGGAAGAACGAGCTTTTTATGAGAAACTTGAGTTAGACTCACGCAAACAATTTAAG GCTTATGCTGCTGCTGGTACTGTCAATcaaaattatgcaaatatCCTACTGATGCTTTTGCGTCTGCGCCAAGCTTGTGATCACCCATTACTTGTCAAAGGGCTCAGCTCTGATCCCATTGGAAAGGATTCCTCTAAGATGGCCAAGAATCTTCCCAGGGAACTTCAAGTTAATTTGTTGAAACAATTGGAAGCTTCACTGGCCATATGCCTTGTATGCCAA GATCCTCCTGAAAATGCAGTGGTCACAATGTGTGGACATGTTTTCTGTTATCAATGTGTTTCGGATCATTTAACTGGCGAAGACAATACATGTCCTGCCCATCAATGTAAAGAACAACTCGGTGCCGATGTTGTATTTTCAAGATCTACTTTAAGGAGATGCCTTTCTATTGATGTGGATGGTGATAGCCCTGTTCCGGACGAACTGTGTGATGAGTCTACAGTTCTACAGAGAAAGTACGTTTCATCAAAGATCAAGTCCGTTCTTGAAATTCTGAATTCATGTGTATCAAAACGTCAGAGTTCAGAGTCACATGATTTGGTCATATATGATGCTTCATCATCAGCTGTTCATGAGCATGAGCCAGTGAATATAGCACCTGAAAAGGCTATTGTTTTTTCACAATGGACTAGCATGCTGGACTTAGTTGAGATGTCACTGAAGAATAACCATATCAGTTATCGGAGGCTTGATGGTACTATGTCAATAGTTGCTAGAGACAAAGCTGTTAAAGAATTCAACACTGATCCTGAG GTGGATGTCATGTTAATGTCTCTGAAAGCTGGGAATCTAGGGCTTAACATGGTCTCTGCATGCCGTGTAATCCTTTTGGATCTTTGGTGGAATCCGACAACAGAGGATCAGGCTATTGATAGAGCTCACAGAATAGGGCAGACACGCACAGTTACTGTGTCGCGGTTAACTGTCAAGGACACAGTTGAGGATCGCATCTTGAGTCTTCAG GACGATAAGAGAAAAATGGTGGCATCAGCATTCGGGGAAGATAAAAGTGGCAGCCACGGCACTCGCCTCACAGCGGAAGACCTGAGATTTTTGTTCGAGGGCTCAGGACGTTGA
- the LOC125192007 gene encoding helicase-like transcription factor CHR28 isoform X2, translated as MASAEPIDISSSDSDDSDLWEIDNYREDSPSRDTATTINGGVPPSQASSSRPKSAGHNVFSHEVPSSSKRQFFQYDSPVGNINHSSSFRKLPSWAPKSTGINGPSLKDPSSSKRRPVYDEIPSRPQKRLNIGEASGSSTSRIDNNIHPTKRVFPGFQPCTSNPQFHNLIENRGATEIRETLGKSVWSTPSNGSRVLPQTMMPGKYSSTTPLVGLKDSFHQTGVGEERPAGPDERFVFQAAVQDIHQHKREATFPDGLLSVSLLKHQKIALAWMLRQESSGLCIGGILADDQGLGKTISTMALILMQKNLEAKSEAKQSSSTKTEAFNLDDDDGVSGCVVLDDANQIEVSDGLAILPQASNSTNGFRSSRPRAGTLIICPASVIRQWDRELDEKVTKDAKLQVLVYHGGNRTKSPDALAKYDVVLTTYAIVSNELPKQPLAEDDEDKLKDRDRYGISSEFSMEKKHKKSSVSKKFKKGKKDVDVNALDKNCGTLARVTWSRVVLDESQTIKNHRTQVARACCSLRAKRRWCLSGTPIQNSIDELFSYFRFLRYDPYNDYKTFVSTIKGPIARDSVVGYQKLQLVLRNILLRRTKGDLIDGKPIINLPPKKVHLKRVEFSVEERAFYEKLELDSRKQFKAYAAAGTVNQNYANILLMLLRLRQACDHPLLVKGLSSDPIGKDSSKMAKNLPRELQVNLLKQLEASLAICLVCQDPPENAVVTMCGHVFCYQCVSDHLTGEDNTCPAHQCKEQLGADVVFSRSTLRRCLSIDVDGDSPVPDELCDESTVLQRKYVSSKIKSVLEILNSCVSKRQSSESHDLVIYDASSSAVHEHEPVNIAPEKAIVFSQWTSMLDLVEMSLKNNHISYRRLDGTMSIVARDKAVKEFNTDPEVDVMLMSLKAGNLGLNMVSACRVILLDLWWNPTTEDQAIDRAHRIGQTRTVTVSRLTVKDTVEDRILSLQDDKRKMVASAFGEDKSGSHGTRLTAEDLRFLFEGSGR; from the exons ATGGCTTCAGCTGAGCCTATAGATATCAGTTCCTCAGACAGTGATGATTCAGATTTATGGGAAATAGATAATTATAGAGAGGACTCTCCGAGCAGGGATACTGCGACTACTATCAATGGTGGGGTCCCTCCATCTCAAGCATCCTCATCTCGTCCTAAGTCCGCAG GTCACAATGTTTTTTCTCATGAAGTTCCTTCATCTTCTAAGAGGCAATTTTTTCAGTATGATTCTCCAGTGGGAAACATCAACCACTCTAGCAGTTTCAGAAAACTTCCATCTTGGGCACCTAAATCGACAG GTATCAATGGTCCTTCTCTTAAAGATCCTTCTTCTTCTAAGAGGCGACCTGTTTATGATGAAATCCCATCAAGACCACAAAAGCGGCTGAATATTGGAGAGGCCTCTGGATCTTCAACTTCAAGGATAGACAATAATATTCATCCTACGAAAAGAGTCTTTCCTGGTTTTCAGCCTTGTACCTCTAACCCGCAATTTCACAATCTAATAGAAAATAGGGGTGCTACTGAAATTCGTGAGACATTGGGAAAATCGGTATGGTCAACTCCTTCTAATGGAAGTAGAGTATTGCCCCAGACTATGATGCCTGGAAAATATTCTTCAACCACTCCATTGGTTGGTTTAAAAGATTCTTTCCATCAAACTGGGGTAGGTGAAGAGAGGCCTGCAGGACCTGATGAGAGATTTGTTTTCCAAGCAGCTGTGCAG GATATTCATCAACATAAAAGAGAAGCTACTTTCCCTGATGGACTCCTGTCAGTTTCTCTTCTTAAGCACCAG AAAATTGCTTTGGCTTGGATGCTTCGTCAGGAATCATCTGGTTTATGCATCGGGGGAATCTTGGCTGATGACCAG GGCCTAGGCAAGACTATTTCAACAATGGCCCTCATACTAATGCAAAAGAATTTGGAGGCCAAATCTGAAGCTAAGCAGTCATCGTCAACCAAAACCGAAGCCTTTAACttggatgatgatgatggagtTAGTGGCTGTGTTGTTCTTGATGATGCAAACCAGATTGAAGTATCTGATGGTTTAGCAATACTTCCACAAGCGAGTAATTCAACAAATGGATTCCGCAGCAGTAGGCCACGAGCAGGGACATTGATCATTTGTCCAGCCAGCGTTATCCGACAATGGGATCGGGAGCTGGATGAGAAAGTCACAAAAGACGCTAAACTTCAGGTTCTAGTATATCATGGTGGCAATAGAACCAAGAGTCCTGATGCATTGGCAAAATATGATGTTGTTTTAACAACATATGCTATTGTTTCAAATGAACTTCCAAAACAACCTTTGGCTGAGGATGATGAGGATAAACTAAAGGACAGAGACCGATACGGTATATCTTCTGAATTTTCCATGGAGAAGAAGCACAAAAAGTCATCAGTTAGTAAGAAGTTCAAGAAGGGTAAAAAGGATGTTGATGTGAATGCTTTGGATAAAAATTGTGGTACATTAGCAAGGGTTACATGGTCTAGGGTTGTTTTGGATGAATctcaaacaataaaaaatcacaGAACACAAGTAGCTAGAGCCTGTTGTAGCCTTAGAGCAAAACGAAGATGGTGCCTTTCTGGAACTCCAATACAAAATTCTATAGATGAGTTATTCAGCTACTTCAGATTTTTGAGATATGATCCATATAATGACTACAAAACCTTTGTTTCTACTATAAAGGGTCCTATAGCGAGAGACTCGGTTGTAGGCTACCAGAAGCTTCAACTTGTCTTAAGAAATATCTTGTTGCGCCGAACGAAAG GTGACTTAATTGATGGTAAGCCTATAATCAACCTACCTCCCAAAAAGGTACACTTAAAAAGGGTGGAATTTTCTGTGGAAGAACGAGCTTTTTATGAGAAACTTGAGTTAGACTCACGCAAACAATTTAAG GCTTATGCTGCTGCTGGTACTGTCAATcaaaattatgcaaatatCCTACTGATGCTTTTGCGTCTGCGCCAAGCTTGTGATCACCCATTACTTGTCAAAGGGCTCAGCTCTGATCCCATTGGAAAGGATTCCTCTAAGATGGCCAAGAATCTTCCCAGGGAACTTCAAGTTAATTTGTTGAAACAATTGGAAGCTTCACTGGCCATATGCCTTGTATGCCAA GATCCTCCTGAAAATGCAGTGGTCACAATGTGTGGACATGTTTTCTGTTATCAATGTGTTTCGGATCATTTAACTGGCGAAGACAATACATGTCCTGCCCATCAATGTAAAGAACAACTCGGTGCCGATGTTGTATTTTCAAGATCTACTTTAAGGAGATGCCTTTCTATTGATGTGGATGGTGATAGCCCTGTTCCGGACGAACTGTGTGATGAGTCTACAGTTCTACAGAGAAAGTACGTTTCATCAAAGATCAAGTCCGTTCTTGAAATTCTGAATTCATGTGTATCAAAACGTCAGAGTTCAGAGTCACATGATTTGGTCATATATGATGCTTCATCATCAGCTGTTCATGAGCATGAGCCAGTGAATATAGCACCTGAAAAGGCTATTGTTTTTTCACAATGGACTAGCATGCTGGACTTAGTTGAGATGTCACTGAAGAATAACCATATCAGTTATCGGAGGCTTGATGGTACTATGTCAATAGTTGCTAGAGACAAAGCTGTTAAAGAATTCAACACTGATCCTGAG GTGGATGTCATGTTAATGTCTCTGAAAGCTGGGAATCTAGGGCTTAACATGGTCTCTGCATGCCGTGTAATCCTTTTGGATCTTTGGTGGAATCCGACAACAGAGGATCAGGCTATTGATAGAGCTCACAGAATAGGGCAGACACGCACAGTTACTGTGTCGCGGTTAACTGTCAAGGACACAGTTGAGGATCGCATCTTGAGTCTTCAG GACGATAAGAGAAAAATGGTGGCATCAGCATTCGGGGAAGATAAAAGTGGCAGCCACGGCACTCGCCTCACAGCGGAAGACCTGAGATTTTTGTTCGAGGGCTCAGGACGTTGA